The Lycium ferocissimum isolate CSIRO_LF1 chromosome 1, AGI_CSIRO_Lferr_CH_V1, whole genome shotgun sequence genome includes a region encoding these proteins:
- the LOC132064378 gene encoding uncharacterized protein LOC132064378 — protein MQKFKKPFVKNNQVEKQPKKFAPKAGGTKSNPIRCFKCQGFGHIASECANRRAFIMREAGSDDEGEHDVKDDEGNYGNDKRGSDEEQDDMEGDGDVTAPNCLARRVMTCMAKLQEGEITVPNYVVRRTMISKAMDDPSQRENLFHSKCVINQNLCVMINDSGSCANVASTTLVYFLKLPTTNHENPYKLQWLNECGELKVTRQAFIKFKIRKYQDEILCDVVPMQACHLLLGRPWQYDRSAKHDGRTNRYTLVHNGLNHMLCPMTPLQVGDVYHKMRELKEKGKGVQGDSEGSGKKKESKGKAKVALLANLGEIREELEERQPVILLTHRDYALHTNELTSSLPSSISSLLQDYDDVFPTELLKGLPLLRGIEKQIDFVPGSQLPNKPDYRANPDDTKELQKQVDELLEKGVMREIMLPCAVPVILVPKKDGTWCMCVDCRAINKIMVKYHHPIPCLDDMLDELNGSCIFSKIDLRSGYHQIRMKPGDEWKMTFKTKFGLYERLVMPFGLTNAPSTFMRLMNHVTKPFLSKFVVVYFDDILVYSRTMDEHVDNFKCVFEVFRQEQLYANVAKCFFLC, from the coding sequence ATGCAAAAATTTAAGAAGCCCTTTGTGAAAAACAATCAAGTTGAGAAGCAACCCAAAAAATTTGCTCCAAAAGCAGGAGGTACAAAATCTAACCCGATCCGATGTTTTAAATGTCAAGGCTTTGGCCATATAGCAAGTGAGTGTGCCAATCGGAGAGCATTTATTATGAGAGAAGCGGGTAGTGATGATGAGGGAGAACATGACGTGAAAGATGATGAGGGTAATTATGGGAATGATAAACGTGGGAGTGATGAAGAGCAAGATGATATGGAGGGTGATGGAGATGTCACCGCTCCAAAttgtttggcaagaagggtgaTGACATGTATGGCCAAGCTTCAAGAAGGGGAGATCACCGTCCCTAACTATGTGGTAAGGAGAACAATGATAAGCAAGGCCATGGATGATCCTAGCCAAAGAGAGAACCTTTTCCATTCTAAATGTGTTATCAACCAAAATTTGTGTGTCATGATCAATGATAGTGGGAGTTGTGCAAATGTTGCAAGTACGACGTTGgtttatttcttgaaacttcccaCCACTAATCATGAAAATCCTTACAAACTCCAATGGCTTAATGAATGTGGAGAGTTGAAGGTGACTCGACAAGCCTTTATCAAGTTCAAAATTAGGAAGTACCAAGATGAGATCCTTTGTGATGTTGTTCCCATGCAAGCTTGTCACCTTTTACTTGGAAGACCTTGGCAATATGATAGGTCAGCCAAGCATGATGGAAGAACCAATCGGTACACTCTTGTTCATAATGGGCTCAACCATATGTTATGTCCTATGACGCCTTTGCAAGTTGGTGACGTTTACCACAAAATGAGGGAGTTGAAAGAGAAGGGCAAGGGTGTACAAGGAGATAGTGAGGGAAGTGGGAAAAAGAAGGAGTCGAAGGGAAAGGCTAAGgtggccctcttggcaaatCTAGGGGAGATTAGGGAGGAGTTAGAGGAGCGACAACCGGTGATCCTCCTCACTCATAGGGACTATGCTTTGCACACTAATGAACTAACCTCTTCTTTGcctagttctatttcttctcttttgcaggacTATGATGATGTGTTTCCCACAGAGCTTCTAAAGGGATTGCCACTATTAAGGGGAATTGAGAAACAAATTGACTTTGTCCCGGGGTCTCAATTGCCAAACAAACCTGATTATAGGGCCAACCCGGATGACACCAAAGAACTTCAAAAGCAAGTGGATGAACTCCTTGAAAAAGGGGTTATGCGAGAAATTATGCTTCCATGTGCCGTGCCCGTGATCttggtgccaaagaaagatggaacATGGTGCATGTGTGTTGATTGCCGAGCCATCAACAAGATAATGGTAAAGTATCACCATCCCATACCTTGTCttgatgacatgcttgatgAATTGAATGGTTCATGCATATTTTCTAAGATTGACCTTAGGAGCGGATACCATCAAATCCGAATGAAACCCGGAGATGAGTGGAAAATGACATTCAAGACCAAATTTGGTCTATATGAAAGgttggtgatgccttttggCCTCACTAACGCTCCTAGTACTTTCATGCGATTAATGAATCATGTGACGAAACCTTTTCTTAGCAAATTCGtggttgtttactttgatgatatATTGGTGTATAGTAGAACCATGGATGAGCATGTTGATAATTTTAAATGTGTATTTGAAGTGTTTAGACAAGAACAACTTTATGCTAATGTGgctaaatgtttttttttgtgttga